The following DNA comes from Caldibacillus debilis DSM 16016.
GGCTTTAAACGGCATTTGCTCAAGTATTCTTCCAGCACTTCCCGTACGCGGTCGTTCAAATAGACCGCTTTGGGGGTGCCGTTTTTTTTATCTTTCAGGTAGAGAAATTCGCGGGCCTTTTCCCCGTCCCAGACATCCCCGACGGACAGCGACAGAAGATCGCTGATGGGGATGCCCGTGTTGATTCCGAAGGTAAAAAGCAACAAGTCCCTGAGGGATGACTCCCGCAAAATTTTTTTGATCTGATTGATTTTTTCGACATCCTTGATTGGGTCGACGTATTCCATGGAGGATGCCTCCAAACTAATGTTACACAATCATATGTTATCATATATTATGTAACATTGCAAACGCCAAGGTCCGGACCGTCGCGGGGACCGGATGGAAGCACGGCGGCGGAAGAGAAAAAGAGGCCCTCTTTTTTCTCGTTGATTCATTTTCTCGTACCGTCTAAAATAGGATGAAGTAGGACAATTCCGACGGAAAGGATTTTTTTATGGAGAATTGGATCACTCAGGTCATGGAGCAGTACGGGTACCTCGGAGTTTTCCTCTTGATCTGCCTTGAAAATCTTTTTCCGCCCATCCCCTCGGAAGTGATACTGACCTTCGGCGGATTTATGACGGCCGTATCGCAATTATCCTTTTTCGGAGTCCTCATCTCCGCCACCTTGGGCTCCCTCGCGGGCGCCGTCCTGTTATACGGCATCGGTTTGCTTTTGGAAGTGAACCGGCTGGAAAATTTTGTGGACCGCTACGAAAAAATTCTCCGCATTTCCAAGACGGATTTGCGCAGGGCGGGCCGCTGGTTCGAAAAATACGGCTATTGGACCGTATTCTTTTGCCGGATGGTGCCGGTATTGCGAAGCGTGATCTCGATACCCGCCGGAATGACGAAGATGCATTTCGGGCTGTTTTTGCTTTTTACAACGGTCGGCACGCTCATCTGGAACGCCCTGTTGGTCGGATTGGGCGCAAAGCTGGGCGAAAATTGGGAACGGATCGTCCATTATATGGATATTTACTCCAACTTCGTTTATGCGGTCATCATCATCGCCGCCGTCCTTTTCCTTATTTATCTTTTCCGCAGGAAAAGGCGGTGAGAGGCGGCCGGTTCATAGGAATAGCGATGCCTTCCTCTTCGTTTTTCCGGCCGAACGCAGATTTCGGGCATCACATCCAAAAAATGCAGCAATCATGCGGGATAAAGGGGTAATGACATGGATTTTTGGACATTGTTGAAAGCGGTCATTCTCGGGCTGGTTGAAGGGGTGACGGAGTTCGCCCCCATTTCGTCGACGGGGCATATGATCATCGTCGATGATATGTGGTTAAAATCGGAAAAATTTTTAACCCCCTATGTGGCCAATACGTTCAAAGTGGTGATCCAGCTCGGATCCATTCTGGCGGTCGTCATCCTGTTCAAAGACCGCTTCCTTGAATTATTGTCGTTGAAAAGGGACAGCTACCGGATCGGGGAATTCCCGAGTCGGCGCTTAAAACTTTCCCACGTCCTCGTCGGGCTGCTTCCCGCGGGGGTATTGGGCGTATTGTTCGAAGACATCATCGATCAATATCTGTTTAAAACGGAATATGTTTTGATCAGTTTGGTCGCCGGCGCTTTCCTCATGATGGCGGCGGATTGGCGCAGCAAAAGGAACCCGGGCCGCCAATCCGTCGACGAGATCTCCTATAGGCAGGCCTTTATCATCGGCCTGTTCCAATGCCTTTCCTTATGGCCGGGCTTTTCCCGGTCGGGAGCGACGATTTCCGGCGGGGTTTTCCTCGGGCTGAGCCACCGGGCCGCGGCGGATTTTGCCTTTATTATGGCCGTTCCCATCATGGCCGGGGCCAGTTTCCTTTCCCTCTTAAAAAACTGGCAGTATTTCCGTCCGGAGGTCTGGCCCTTTTTTGCGGCGGGTTTCATCAGCGCCTTTGTTTTCGCTTTTCTTTCCATACGGTTCTTTTTGCGCTTGATCGATAAAATCAAATTGTTCCCCTTCGCCATTTACCGGATCCTTTTGGCGGCCCTCATCCTTTGTTTTCTTTGGCTGAACCGGTAATCTGAAGGTCCGACCCCCTTCGTCCGGACCGTTCTTCCATCTTGAGGAATCTCTGAAAACTGGCCGTCCGGGTTCGGGAAAGGACCGCCCGGCCGCGCATCCAAGCGGCGAAGGGGCGGAAACGGGGGTGATTCCGTGAAAAAGTTCCGTCTCCCCATCGTTTTGGCAGCCGGATTGCTGCTTGCTTCCGCTGCCGCGATTTTCGCCTTGCCCAAGTGGGATTCCCGTAATGAAAGGATGGAAGAAAAGGTGGAGGAAGAAAAACGCCCGTTTGTGAAAAAACTGAATATCCGCCGTCCGGACGGGATGCCGAATCCGTTTTTGCCTTTTCAAAAGGATTTTAAACCGGAACATCTGGAAAGTGCGGTTCAAACCGCCGAAGAAAACGGGCGGATCAGGCTGGATATTTCCGTTCAAAACATTTCGCTGGCTCCTGTCCGCTTGCAATTTCCCACGAGCCAGCGGTACGATTTCCTCATTTTCGGCGAAAAGGGGGAACCCCTCTACCGTTGGTCGGAAGGAAAGGCGTTCCTGCAAGTGATCAACGAGGTGGAATTGGAAGCGGGCGGCCGTTTATCCTTTACCGCTTATTGGGACGGGAAAAGGAAAAATGGAAAGAAGGCGGAGAAGGGAAAATATTTGGTGAAAGTCATCATCACCGCCAAGGCGAAAACGTCCGAAGGGAAGACGGTGGACAGCCGGGAGTTGTCGGCAACGGGCCGATTTTCCCTGCCTTGAACGGCCCCATGGATCCCGGGCCGGTGCCGGTTAGGCCGTGTCCGGGGGAAGCGCGCAAAGAAGGAAGCCTTCGGGTGAAAGAAGGACTGTGGCAAAGGACTTCGTTTATCATGGAATATAGCGATGGAGATGGATACATCCGACGATACCGCGCGGCAAGGACTTCGTGCATCATGGAGGCCTGTAAAGGATGAGACTTCCGGTGCGGGAAAAATCGGGAAGACTTGAGCGGCGGGAAAGACCGGCCTCCCTTGCGGAAAATTTTAAGACGGGCTTCTATGCCCGTCTTTTCTCTGAAAAGCCGGTTTTTCGTTTCTGCCCATGTGCCCCGGTTTGCTTGCCGGTGGCGGCTGCATGGCCCAACGGGATGATCCCGGCGGACGCCGGCTTATCCGATGCGCGGATGCCGCGCGCGTCGGCGGATCTTCCGCCTTCAAACTTTAATCATAAAATGCATCCGTCCCCTTCCCTTTGACGGACGGTCAATCTTCCCGGCAACGCCGCGGGGGCCGGCCGGTTTGATCCGGACTCCTGTCGGCGATCATGCCGGATCTTTTTATTTTAAAGAAAAAAACGTTCCAGTTATAATGGAGGAAAAAGGGGAAAATGACAGCCCCTCTTTTCTTATGCCTTTTCCCGGCGGGAAGGGGCCGGGCATCTCGCATAAAATGGAAGAAGGCATCAAAAATCCATAAAAACGGGAAGTGTAAGGAGAATCGCCATGAAATTGTTGGGCATATCAGGTTCCTTGATCGGGGAAAAATTGCCGGGCATGATGCGGGAAGTATTGAACCATGTGCAAAAAAACGATCCCGGCATTTCGATAGAGCTGATGGATTTAAGGGATTATGCGGTGGAATTCGTCGACGGCAGGCCGTTTTCCCAATATAACCGGGATACGCGGACGGCGGTCGGCAAAATCAAAGAAGCGGACCTTTTCATCATCGGGTCCCCGGTGTATCAAGCGTCGATCTCCGGCGCCTTGAAAAATTTGTTCGACCATCTGCCGCCCAATGTTTTTGAGGGAAAAATCGTCGGGCTGGTCATGACCGGGGGGACGGAAAAGCATTATTTGGTCCTGGAGCATCATTTGCGTCCGATTGTCACCTTCTTGAAAGGAACGGTGCCGCCGAAGACTCTGTTCTTTCATCAGGATGACGACATTTATGAAGACAGGATCCAAAGGCGGATCGAGGAATTTGTCAAAGAACTTTTGCATTTTCAGGCGAAATGGGGCCCGGGGAAGAATTAAAGCGAAAATCCGCGAAAAAACAGCCCATTCTCCATTTCCCCCGCTTGAAAAAATTTTTATAATTTCTTCCTAATCATTAAAGAAACGGAAAAATATATCGAAATAAATAAAGAGGGGGGGCTGTCTAACCGATGAAACCGATGAAATGGATCAGAAATTTATCCGCGAATTTGAAATTAACGGCGAGAATCCGGCTGATTTTGCTGTCGACGATCGTGCTGTTTCTCATATCTTCCGCCGGCATCTGCTATCAATTTTTCAACATTCGCGAGCATGTAAAGGAAATACAAAAACAGGAAGAATTAAATTATTATGTGACAAATTTAATATCAATTATTAACAATAAAGATCTGCTTATCATGGATTACGTTTTTTCCAAAAAACTTGCCAACCAGGAACAGATTGAGGGTTTTAGCAAGGAATTTCAAGAAACGGTTAACAAAATCAAACCGATGCTGACGGAAGAAAAACAGAAAAACATATTGAATCTGGCGTTGGAAAATTACGACAAATATGAGCAAAGTTTCAAAAAAGATATCGTACCGCTGATGGAATCCGGAAAGGATGACACGGCAAAATTAGTTTTGCAGATCCAAATCAGCAATTACCGCTACCAGATCATTTCATCCCTCAATGAATTGACGAGGCTGACCCGATCCGGAAGCCAATCCGCCTACGATTATACATACTCCGCCTTTCAGAGGGGTTT
Coding sequences within:
- a CDS encoding site-specific integrase, producing MEYVDPIKDVEKINQIKKILRESSLRDLLLFTFGINTGIPISDLLSLSVGDVWDGEKAREFLYLKDKKNGTPKAVYLNDRVREVLEEYLSKCRLKPADYLFKSRKNNRPITRQQAYRIINHAARKAGISGRIGTHTLRKTFGYHAYRKGVAISILMALFNHHSPSETLRYIGIDKNDKKPVKLDVNL
- a CDS encoding DedA family protein; the protein is MENWITQVMEQYGYLGVFLLICLENLFPPIPSEVILTFGGFMTAVSQLSFFGVLISATLGSLAGAVLLYGIGLLLEVNRLENFVDRYEKILRISKTDLRRAGRWFEKYGYWTVFFCRMVPVLRSVISIPAGMTKMHFGLFLLFTTVGTLIWNALLVGLGAKLGENWERIVHYMDIYSNFVYAVIIIAAVLFLIYLFRRKRR
- a CDS encoding undecaprenyl-diphosphate phosphatase; this translates as MDFWTLLKAVILGLVEGVTEFAPISSTGHMIIVDDMWLKSEKFLTPYVANTFKVVIQLGSILAVVILFKDRFLELLSLKRDSYRIGEFPSRRLKLSHVLVGLLPAGVLGVLFEDIIDQYLFKTEYVLISLVAGAFLMMAADWRSKRNPGRQSVDEISYRQAFIIGLFQCLSLWPGFSRSGATISGGVFLGLSHRAAADFAFIMAVPIMAGASFLSLLKNWQYFRPEVWPFFAAGFISAFVFAFLSIRFFLRLIDKIKLFPFAIYRILLAALILCFLWLNR
- a CDS encoding BsuPI-related putative proteinase inhibitor, coding for MKKFRLPIVLAAGLLLASAAAIFALPKWDSRNERMEEKVEEEKRPFVKKLNIRRPDGMPNPFLPFQKDFKPEHLESAVQTAEENGRIRLDISVQNISLAPVRLQFPTSQRYDFLIFGEKGEPLYRWSEGKAFLQVINEVELEAGGRLSFTAYWDGKRKNGKKAEKGKYLVKVIITAKAKTSEGKTVDSRELSATGRFSLP
- a CDS encoding NADPH-dependent FMN reductase: MKLLGISGSLIGEKLPGMMREVLNHVQKNDPGISIELMDLRDYAVEFVDGRPFSQYNRDTRTAVGKIKEADLFIIGSPVYQASISGALKNLFDHLPPNVFEGKIVGLVMTGGTEKHYLVLEHHLRPIVTFLKGTVPPKTLFFHQDDDIYEDRIQRRIEEFVKELLHFQAKWGPGKN